One window of the Nitrospirota bacterium genome contains the following:
- a CDS encoding PilN domain-containing protein has translation MPGKLFGVFTGIEFREDSLTVSILKNGLSGVSLLSSSSFPFKDDDITIAAIREHLKRRSAGAGKAFVTIPDRWALIKFADVPSVKGRGRKALPNMMKYEIERHIPFDMDTVLYDFQVVEETDSACSVVFVTVQKSRAEKVREFLRKLSLEPQSITVSSFAVLNAVELGGIHAGGWKSVIGIKPGAGRLSQKGETNISLHIDKAAASLAVIRNGYALRVRSFPCGSDDASELLSGDIQGYLDEIKAGLDLKGYKKLIVSGDDSLFPGLADSLSSGTGAVKVAVKALPRFSGAAGSKDTKGLAPSVGGCFGELGIGRYRINILPHKLDYEMNRGASFAAKILACIAVSLIVLIGASDLLKQRELLKRIDEELIRNEPRIIKYRELSAELESFRKQDDFLAAVEGSELTIEMLAELTNILPDDTWISNFQYGKAIHSDKENAQGELLIGGYSDSASKLISLLEASPMFENVQFVGSINKTKDKEGFKIKAYVVKPVAEIKDESDITKPVVETKDEPAI, from the coding sequence ATGCCGGGTAAACTTTTCGGTGTCTTTACAGGAATAGAGTTCAGGGAAGATTCGCTTACGGTATCGATACTGAAGAACGGGTTATCGGGCGTAAGCCTGCTGTCTTCATCATCATTCCCTTTTAAGGATGATGATATAACGATAGCCGCGATAAGGGAACATCTCAAGAGGCGCTCAGCCGGCGCGGGAAAGGCCTTTGTCACCATCCCTGACAGATGGGCGCTTATCAAGTTCGCCGATGTGCCGTCTGTAAAAGGCAGGGGCAGAAAGGCGCTTCCCAATATGATGAAGTATGAGATAGAGCGCCATATCCCCTTTGATATGGATACGGTGCTCTATGATTTTCAGGTTGTTGAGGAGACGGATTCTGCCTGTTCTGTTGTTTTTGTGACCGTGCAGAAGAGCAGGGCTGAGAAGGTCCGCGAATTCCTCAGGAAACTTTCATTAGAGCCGCAAAGCATAACGGTCTCTTCATTTGCCGTGCTGAATGCTGTTGAACTCGGCGGCATTCATGCAGGCGGCTGGAAGAGTGTCATAGGCATCAAGCCGGGAGCCGGGCGCCTGTCGCAGAAGGGCGAAACAAATATCTCTCTTCATATTGATAAGGCGGCGGCCAGCCTTGCTGTCATAAGAAATGGCTACGCTTTGCGTGTACGGTCATTCCCATGCGGTTCAGATGATGCTTCAGAGCTTTTATCCGGAGATATCCAGGGCTATCTTGACGAGATAAAGGCCGGGCTTGACCTTAAAGGATATAAAAAACTTATCGTTTCAGGCGATGACTCTCTATTCCCGGGGCTTGCCGATAGCCTCTCCTCCGGTACCGGAGCAGTTAAGGTCGCGGTTAAAGCGCTTCCTCGTTTTTCAGGCGCGGCAGGTTCTAAAGATACAAAAGGCCTGGCGCCATCCGTGGGCGGTTGTTTCGGCGAGCTCGGCATAGGAAGATACAGAATAAATATACTTCCTCATAAGCTTGATTATGAGATGAACAGGGGCGCCTCCTTTGCGGCAAAGATATTGGCATGCATCGCAGTATCCCTGATCGTTCTTATCGGGGCATCGGATCTTCTGAAGCAGAGGGAATTGCTTAAACGGATAGATGAAGAACTGATCAGGAATGAGCCCAGGATCATTAAATACAGGGAACTTTCCGCCGAGCTGGAATCCTTCAGAAAGCAGGACGATTTTCTGGCTGCTGTTGAGGGGAGCGAGTTAACAATCGAGATGCTGGCAGAGCTTACAAATATATTGCCGGATGATACATGGATATCCAACTTCCAGTATGGAAAGGCCATCCACAGTGATAAGGAAAATGCCCAAGGTGAGCTTTTGATCGGCGGGTATTCGGATTCAGCTTCAAAACTCATCTCTCTTTTAGAGGCTTCTCCAATGTTTGAGAATGTCCAGTTTGTCGGGTCTATAAACAAAACAAAGGACAAAGAGGGATTCAAGATCAAGGCATATGTTGTTAAACCTGTTGCTGAGATAAAAGATGAATCTGACATTACAAAACCTGTAGTGGAGACAAAAGATGAACCTGCCATTTAG
- the hisI gene encoding phosphoribosyl-AMP cyclohydrolase yields MIPELKYKENGLIPVIIQDVSDNAVLMLAYMNETSLKKTVDTGKTHFWSRSRQKYWMKGETSGNVQLVKEILYDCDEDTLLIKVEQVGKGACHTGNRTCFYRSIDVDGSGSQ; encoded by the coding sequence ATGATACCTGAACTGAAATACAAGGAAAACGGGCTGATACCGGTCATAATCCAGGATGTAAGCGACAACGCGGTTCTGATGCTTGCTTATATGAATGAGACATCTCTTAAGAAAACGGTTGATACCGGCAAGACGCATTTCTGGAGCCGCTCGCGCCAGAAGTACTGGATGAAGGGCGAGACATCCGGGAATGTTCAGCTTGTAAAGGAGATCCTCTATGACTGCGATGAGGATACCCTGCTTATAAAAGTGGAGCAGGTAGGCAAGGGAGCATGTCACACGGGAAATAGAACATGCTTTTACAGGAGCATAGATGTTGATGGGAGCGGCAGTCAGTAG
- a CDS encoding HAMP domain-containing protein has product MKNLKIVLGLLGMSILGIFITGIVLNYIGIEHGPLLIKIGLVFISVNIILFLFLLIFFVARNLQHLYSEKKQKTIGSKFRIKLVSAFMGLTLVPSILLFILSHELIKSSIDTWFSIEVQKPIYDTMDIAKTFYLEERQNAVIYAELIASGKGIIMTDGNVNYHTDKFITRLIKGTDNPDSDLVREAFTGKSDTEVISGENGDTIRAAAPVYENGKVTSVVIVETLISKDVVNKMESIKKAFNEYVQISAQQNPVRFIYFMMLTVATLLIIFLALWISLRIAKSITVPIRSLAEATSTVAHGDLDFRIGLKRDDEIGMLINSFNQMLDEIKNGKLSLETAYKDSDRRRLSMEAILETINTGVIVFNRPGRIITLNKAASLMLDIDKDKFTDKGYRELLDKLNSEEIDSMVKRLGERGFGSVEKEIHLYINGRPMDLRVYIAALKDSADNFLGTLVVFDNLTETILAQRALAWQEVAKRIAHEIKNPLTPIRLAAERLLKKWNSKSDDFDDVLRRSTNTIVKEVNSLRSLVDEFSRFGKMPKINLEFSNIKDILDEVVELYSNLRDTKIITSIKEMPEIEIDREQIKRALINLIDNAVQAQTTTIWLNAFHDQSLDLIRIEVIDDGTGIKEADKEKLFFPYFSTRKEGTGLGLAIVNSIISKHRGYIRVQDNAPKGTQFIIELPVG; this is encoded by the coding sequence GTGAAGAACCTCAAGATAGTCCTCGGCCTTCTCGGGATGAGCATCCTGGGAATATTCATAACCGGGATTGTTCTCAACTATATCGGGATCGAGCACGGCCCGCTGCTTATAAAGATAGGGCTGGTCTTTATCTCTGTTAATATAATTCTCTTCCTGTTTCTTTTGATATTCTTCGTAGCGCGCAACCTCCAGCACCTTTATTCCGAGAAGAAACAGAAGACCATCGGATCAAAGTTCAGGATAAAACTTGTAAGCGCATTTATGGGCCTGACACTTGTCCCATCGATCCTTCTCTTCATCCTCTCCCATGAACTTATCAAAAGCTCTATTGACACATGGTTCTCGATAGAGGTTCAGAAACCGATATATGACACTATGGACATAGCCAAGACGTTCTATCTCGAAGAACGGCAGAATGCCGTTATATATGCCGAGCTTATAGCATCCGGCAAGGGCATCATCATGACAGACGGAAATGTAAATTATCATACTGATAAGTTCATCACTCGCCTGATCAAGGGCACTGACAACCCTGATTCAGACCTTGTCAGGGAAGCATTTACGGGAAAGTCCGATACTGAAGTGATATCCGGCGAAAACGGCGATACGATAAGGGCGGCGGCGCCGGTCTATGAGAATGGAAAGGTCACATCTGTTGTTATCGTTGAAACCCTGATCTCAAAAGATGTGGTCAACAAAATGGAGTCTATCAAAAAAGCATTCAATGAATATGTGCAGATAAGCGCACAGCAGAACCCCGTAAGGTTCATCTATTTCATGATGCTGACCGTGGCAACACTGCTCATCATCTTTCTTGCGCTCTGGATCTCGCTCCGGATCGCAAAGAGTATAACGGTCCCGATCCGTTCACTTGCGGAGGCGACAAGCACTGTTGCTCACGGCGACCTTGACTTCAGGATCGGCCTCAAGAGAGATGATGAGATAGGCATGCTGATAAACTCCTTCAACCAGATGCTTGATGAGATAAAGAACGGGAAACTCTCCCTTGAAACCGCGTACAAGGATTCAGACCGCAGAAGGCTAAGCATGGAGGCTATCCTTGAGACCATCAACACCGGGGTCATAGTCTTTAACCGGCCGGGAAGGATAATCACCCTGAACAAGGCGGCCTCATTAATGCTTGACATCGACAAAGACAAATTTACCGACAAGGGTTACAGGGAACTCCTCGACAAGCTTAATTCGGAAGAGATAGATTCGATGGTAAAACGTCTTGGAGAAAGGGGCTTCGGTTCGGTTGAGAAAGAGATACATCTGTATATCAACGGCAGGCCTATGGACCTCCGCGTATACATCGCGGCATTAAAAGACTCGGCAGATAACTTTTTAGGCACCCTCGTCGTCTTTGACAACCTCACCGAAACGATATTGGCACAGAGAGCGCTCGCATGGCAGGAGGTTGCAAAGAGGATTGCTCACGAGATAAAGAACCCTCTGACGCCGATACGCCTTGCCGCTGAGAGATTACTGAAAAAATGGAACAGCAAATCCGATGATTTTGATGATGTGCTCAGAAGGTCGACAAATACCATAGTGAAAGAGGTGAACAGCCTGAGGTCCCTTGTTGACGAGTTCTCAAGGTTCGGAAAGATGCCGAAGATAAATCTGGAGTTCTCAAACATAAAAGATATACTGGACGAAGTAGTTGAGCTCTACAGCAATCTCAGGGATACAAAGATCATAACCTCGATCAAAGAGATGCCTGAGATAGAAATAGACAGGGAACAGATAAAGAGGGCCCTGATAAATCTGATAGACAACGCAGTACAGGCTCAGACAACCACCATTTGGCTTAATGCCTTTCACGACCAGTCCCTCGACCTCATAAGGATAGAGGTGATCGATGACGGAACAGGCATTAAAGAGGCTGACAAGGAAAAACTCTTCTTCCCTTACTTCTCTACAAGGAAAGAAGGCACAGGGCTCGGGCTTGCCATAGTGAACAGTATCATATCAAAACACAGGGGATACATAAGGGTACAGGACAATGCGCCCAAAGGCACTCAGTTCATAATTGAACTTCCGGTGGGATAA
- a CDS encoding PspC domain-containing protein, whose amino-acid sequence MSIWENLKNAKRSSTDRFIGGVCGGLGEATPIPSWMWRAGFLFSMLAFGAGLLLYVVLWICMPGDKK is encoded by the coding sequence ATGAGCATCTGGGAGAATTTAAAGAATGCCAAGAGGTCTTCTACGGATCGTTTCATCGGAGGCGTGTGTGGAGGATTGGGTGAAGCGACACCGATTCCATCCTGGATGTGGAGAGCCGGGTTTTTATTCTCTATGCTGGCTTTCGGCGCGGGATTATTGCTGTATGTGGTCTTGTGGATCTGCATGCCCGGGGACAAGAAGTAG
- a CDS encoding S41 family peptidase: MLKNKSYFWWVLILLLMMTPLVLSKWGAVESVSAYEGEAYKRIKTFVEVLSLVKQNYVEEVDDKELVYGAIRGMLSSLDPHSSFMTPDSYHEMQIETKGEFGGLGIQIGMKDNMLTVIAPIEDTPAFVAGVKAGDMIIKINNETTKDLTLMEAVNKLRGDKGTSVTITIVRAGLEKPIDFTIIRDIIKTKSVKHKIIDNEIGYVRLMQFQEQSAADLETALVEISKTKGITGLVLDLRNNPGGLLNSAVDVSSKFLPANKLVVYIKGRVGEKTEYKTKNGNKPYDYPMIILVNEGSASASEIVAGALQDWGRAVILGTKTFGKGSVQTVMELSDGSGLRLTTARYYTPKDRSIQTTGIEPDITVKSENGTGNHPVVREKDLARHLENDSTKKSADKEDKKDEAVDNTAVNEEDAAEAVAKDEKAEDIQLQRAVDLLKGWQVFKELKKAS, from the coding sequence ATGCTTAAAAACAAATCTTATTTCTGGTGGGTACTTATACTTCTTCTAATGATGACGCCTCTTGTGCTGAGCAAATGGGGGGCTGTTGAATCTGTCAGCGCTTATGAGGGGGAAGCATATAAAAGGATCAAGACCTTTGTAGAGGTGCTGTCGCTTGTAAAACAGAATTATGTTGAAGAAGTTGATGACAAGGAACTGGTATACGGCGCTATAAGGGGAATGCTGAGTTCCCTTGACCCGCATTCATCCTTCATGACCCCTGATTCCTATCATGAGATGCAGATAGAGACCAAGGGAGAGTTCGGTGGGCTCGGCATACAGATAGGAATGAAAGACAATATGCTTACCGTTATCGCTCCTATTGAAGATACCCCGGCCTTTGTCGCAGGAGTCAAGGCAGGCGACATGATCATAAAGATAAACAATGAGACAACAAAAGACCTGACCCTAATGGAAGCAGTTAATAAGCTCAGGGGAGATAAAGGCACTTCTGTAACCATTACGATAGTCCGGGCCGGCCTTGAAAAACCGATAGATTTCACCATCATAAGGGACATAATAAAGACAAAGAGCGTAAAGCATAAGATAATAGATAATGAAATAGGGTATGTCAGGCTTATGCAGTTTCAGGAGCAGTCAGCTGCTGACCTTGAGACCGCTTTAGTGGAAATATCCAAGACTAAAGGCATCACAGGGCTTGTTCTTGACCTGAGAAATAATCCCGGCGGGCTTCTTAACAGCGCAGTTGATGTATCAAGCAAGTTCCTCCCTGCAAACAAGCTTGTCGTCTATATCAAGGGAAGGGTCGGAGAAAAGACGGAATACAAGACTAAAAACGGCAATAAACCTTATGATTATCCGATGATCATTCTCGTTAATGAAGGAAGCGCCAGCGCTTCCGAGATAGTTGCAGGAGCCTTGCAGGACTGGGGGCGTGCCGTGATACTGGGCACCAAGACATTCGGAAAGGGTTCGGTTCAGACGGTTATGGAGCTGAGTGATGGTTCAGGCCTGAGGCTGACAACCGCGCGTTATTATACACCCAAGGACAGGTCGATCCAGACCACCGGTATCGAGCCTGATATTACAGTAAAGTCAGAGAACGGAACCGGCAACCACCCTGTTGTCAGAGAGAAGGACCTTGCAAGGCATCTTGAAAACGATTCAACAAAGAAGAGCGCAGACAAAGAAGATAAGAAGGATGAAGCAGTAGACAATACAGCCGTTAACGAAGAAGACGCTGCTGAAGCAGTGGCAAAAGATGAAAAGGCTGAGGACATTCAGCTTCAGCGTGCGGTTGACCTTCTTAAGGGATGGCAGGTATTTAAGGAATTGAAAAAGGCATCATAA
- a CDS encoding sigma-54-dependent Fis family transcriptional regulator has protein sequence MANIPKAKILVVDDEESILETVSGILEDEGYEVATAASGKEGIRQFKETSPDVVLLDVWLPDTDGLEVLKTIKADADAVSVIMISGHRNIEKAVEAIKLGAYDFLEKPLSLEKVIIPINNALEKQRLERENIELRNTISKKWEIIGEGPAMKTIKHEIATAGASQSRVIIYGESGTGKELVARSLHEASDRKDRDFIEVNCAAIPQELIESELFGHEKGSFTGASDRKKGKFELANRGTLFLDEIGDMSMTTQAKVLRIIETQEFQSVGGSKNIKVDVRIIAATNKDLLKEIKNGNFREDLYFRLNVIPIHMPPLRERKEDIPLLVEHFLASLARQYGQKKKIMSKPTLNSLMGYDWPGNVRELKNTIERFVIMNPTEIIDVVDIPSAKSSGIVLSGDRTLKDAREEFEKEFILKKLQENNWNISKTSEILEIERSNLHRKMKALGIETP, from the coding sequence ATGGCTAACATTCCAAAAGCAAAGATACTTGTCGTAGATGACGAAGAGAGCATATTAGAGACCGTTTCCGGGATTCTTGAAGATGAAGGCTATGAGGTTGCCACAGCCGCTTCAGGAAAGGAAGGCATAAGGCAATTCAAGGAAACCTCGCCCGATGTCGTGCTGCTTGATGTCTGGCTGCCTGATACCGACGGCCTGGAGGTCTTAAAAACCATCAAGGCAGATGCTGATGCGGTATCAGTGATAATGATATCAGGCCACAGAAATATTGAAAAAGCGGTCGAGGCCATCAAGCTCGGCGCATACGACTTTCTTGAAAAGCCGTTGTCTCTTGAGAAAGTGATAATCCCCATAAACAACGCTCTTGAAAAGCAGAGGCTTGAGAGGGAGAACATTGAGCTCAGGAACACTATCTCGAAAAAATGGGAGATCATCGGCGAGGGGCCTGCCATGAAGACTATCAAACATGAGATAGCAACAGCCGGCGCCTCTCAAAGCAGGGTCATAATATACGGCGAGAGCGGGACCGGCAAGGAACTGGTTGCCCGTTCGCTTCATGAGGCGAGCGACAGAAAGGACAGGGATTTCATAGAGGTCAATTGCGCTGCCATCCCGCAGGAGCTGATCGAAAGCGAACTCTTCGGGCATGAGAAAGGCTCCTTCACCGGCGCCTCAGACCGGAAGAAGGGCAAGTTCGAGCTTGCTAACAGAGGCACCCTATTCCTTGATGAGATAGGCGACATGTCAATGACCACACAGGCAAAGGTGCTCAGGATAATAGAGACCCAGGAGTTTCAGAGTGTCGGCGGAAGTAAAAACATCAAGGTGGATGTGAGGATAATCGCCGCTACCAACAAAGACCTTCTTAAAGAGATCAAGAACGGAAATTTCAGAGAAGACCTTTATTTCAGGCTGAATGTTATACCAATCCATATGCCCCCGCTCAGGGAGAGGAAAGAAGATATACCGCTGCTTGTTGAACATTTTCTCGCAAGCCTTGCAAGGCAGTACGGCCAGAAGAAGAAGATAATGAGCAAGCCGACGCTCAACTCGCTGATGGGCTATGACTGGCCTGGAAATGTAAGAGAGCTCAAGAACACGATCGAGCGTTTTGTAATAATGAACCCTACCGAGATCATCGATGTTGTTGACATCCCTTCAGCAAAAAGCTCCGGCATCGTCCTGTCAGGCGACAGGACGTTAAAAGACGCGAGAGAAGAATTTGAAAAAGAGTTCATCCTGAAAAAGCTGCAGGAGAACAACTGGAACATCTCAAAGACCTCGGAGATTTTAGAGATAGAAAGAAGCAACCTTCATAGAAAGATGAAGGCGTTGGGAATAGAGACCCCGTAG
- a CDS encoding YraN family protein: MRLGEKGEGIAVTFLQKSGYRILEQNFKTFLGEIDIIAQDGETLVFIEVKTRESLLYGRPFEAVNKTKRRKIANVALLYLKKLKETPPCRFDIVSICYENQKPEIELIRDAFEV; encoded by the coding sequence GTGAGGTTAGGCGAGAAGGGTGAGGGCATTGCCGTAACTTTTCTTCAGAAGAGCGGTTATAGAATATTAGAGCAGAACTTCAAGACCTTTCTCGGAGAGATAGATATCATCGCGCAGGATGGTGAGACGCTCGTATTTATTGAGGTCAAGACGAGAGAAAGTCTTTTGTACGGCCGACCGTTTGAAGCGGTTAACAAGACAAAAAGGCGCAAGATAGCGAATGTCGCTCTCCTGTACCTGAAGAAGCTCAAAGAGACCCCGCCGTGCCGGTTTGATATTGTCAGCATATGCTATGAGAATCAGAAGCCTGAGATCGAGCTTATCAGGGACGCGTTTGAAGTTTAG
- a CDS encoding DUF4390 domain-containing protein has translation MKKGLFAFTAALLLALAPSFVNASSMKIIGPDAMIKENDIIVTTGVANVKDLEKSVNSGIEKEVIFTVELFRVWAFWPDEFVSAKKIKMMIRYDNLRDQYWASSTGNDGMTAKRFKDFEYIQNWLSSISPISLGNVKGFDEGEYYVRVVIESKSREYPLFIGMLMHLIPETEMSLAKESGTFIVGDAK, from the coding sequence ATGAAGAAAGGCCTTTTTGCTTTTACGGCAGCCCTGCTGTTAGCGCTGGCGCCCTCTTTTGTCAATGCCTCTTCAATGAAGATCATAGGCCCGGACGCGATGATAAAAGAGAATGATATCATTGTAACCACCGGGGTAGCTAATGTCAAAGACCTGGAGAAGAGCGTTAACTCAGGCATTGAAAAAGAGGTCATCTTCACGGTTGAGCTCTTTCGCGTATGGGCATTCTGGCCTGATGAGTTCGTCTCTGCCAAAAAGATAAAGATGATGATCAGATATGATAATCTCCGTGACCAGTACTGGGCATCTTCTACCGGCAATGACGGCATGACAGCTAAAAGGTTTAAGGATTTCGAATACATTCAAAACTGGTTATCCTCAATAAGCCCCATATCACTGGGAAATGTAAAAGGTTTTGACGAGGGAGAATATTATGTCAGGGTCGTCATTGAGTCAAAGAGCAGGGAGTATCCTCTGTTTATCGGCATGCTGATGCACCTCATACCTGAGACCGAGATGAGCCTTGCGAAAGAATCCGGAACATTCATTGTCGGAGATGCCAAGTGA
- a CDS encoding prepilin-type N-terminal cleavage/methylation domain-containing protein, with protein sequence MMSRHNAVRLNPDGFTLVEILLAMTIMSIVTLIVGSVFRLGMNAWERGESETAQTQKLRILSGLISQQIKSAYPYWMVFDGERAVIFEGESDSLMFVTVLTDADSSGFKWVRYFYKDGVLYYKEGPLPDKEFHDKISGDEEVFDPEIGKVTFSYFSSAEDEWLESWEAGEGFPDAVRVQIDPFEPFIITMPASLRLK encoded by the coding sequence ATGATGAGTCGACATAATGCAGTCCGGTTAAACCCGGACGGATTTACGCTGGTTGAGATCCTGCTTGCGATGACGATAATGAGCATTGTCACACTGATAGTGGGCAGTGTTTTCAGGCTCGGGATGAATGCCTGGGAAAGGGGAGAGTCAGAGACGGCGCAGACACAGAAGCTGAGGATATTGTCCGGCCTCATCTCACAGCAGATAAAGTCCGCTTACCCTTACTGGATGGTGTTTGACGGCGAGAGGGCGGTGATATTTGAAGGCGAGAGCGACTCTTTGATGTTTGTCACAGTACTTACAGACGCGGATTCTTCAGGCTTTAAATGGGTAAGATATTTTTATAAGGACGGCGTGCTTTACTATAAGGAGGGGCCGCTTCCGGACAAGGAGTTTCATGACAAGATATCAGGTGATGAAGAGGTTTTCGACCCGGAGATCGGCAAGGTCACGTTCTCTTACTTCTCGTCAGCAGAGGATGAGTGGCTTGAGTCATGGGAGGCGGGGGAGGGCTTTCCCGATGCTGTCAGGGTGCAGATAGACCCGTTCGAACCGTTTATAATTACGATGCCCGCATCCTTAAGGCTGAAATGA
- a CDS encoding general secretion pathway protein GspK: MCDKIERADTGHLLNEKGGAAFILVIWIVVMLLVIVAEFSNTMRTELNITRNFKEEEEAYQLALAGFEQAKSEIMSVPGDAYVYFDGDGNLSFERREGSLNEEADGNFIFNRDVQLGKGSFKYTIIDESGKLNINTASVNQLRYIIESSGVETAATDIVVDSIIDWRDPNSLHMINGAEEDYYRSLPVPYSCKDGNFDSVEELLLVKGVTPEIFYGSNAAGGENEYQGIKDYFTVWGSNEINLSTSASRVLEAVFGFDTANNIRSQVDTGFRPNAVPGGAVTSNYFTIISTGFNRDSTIKRSIKVTAQKTAKGLETLYWNDNYAG; the protein is encoded by the coding sequence ATGTGTGATAAGATTGAAAGGGCTGATACTGGCCATCTTCTGAATGAGAAGGGCGGAGCGGCATTTATACTTGTTATATGGATAGTCGTCATGCTCCTTGTTATTGTTGCCGAGTTCTCCAACACCATGAGGACAGAGCTGAACATCACAAGGAACTTCAAGGAGGAGGAGGAGGCATACCAGCTGGCGCTTGCCGGCTTTGAACAGGCCAAGTCGGAGATAATGTCCGTGCCGGGAGATGCTTATGTATATTTTGACGGGGACGGGAACCTGTCCTTCGAGCGGCGTGAGGGGAGCCTGAATGAGGAAGCTGACGGGAATTTCATCTTTAACAGGGATGTGCAGCTTGGAAAAGGAAGTTTCAAATATACTATTATTGATGAGAGCGGGAAGCTTAATATTAATACAGCCTCGGTTAACCAGTTGAGGTATATAATTGAGAGCTCAGGCGTTGAGACAGCCGCAACTGATATAGTTGTTGACTCTATCATTGACTGGCGCGACCCTAACAGCCTGCATATGATTAACGGCGCTGAAGAGGATTATTACCGGTCATTGCCTGTTCCTTACAGCTGCAAGGATGGCAACTTTGATTCTGTTGAGGAACTGCTGCTTGTGAAGGGTGTCACCCCTGAGATATTTTACGGCTCAAACGCGGCAGGCGGAGAGAATGAATATCAGGGGATCAAAGACTATTTCACAGTATGGGGTTCAAACGAGATAAATCTCAGCACGTCAGCATCCAGAGTGCTTGAGGCTGTCTTTGGATTTGATACTGCGAATAACATAAGGAGCCAGGTGGATACGGGTTTCAGGCCGAACGCGGTTCCCGGCGGCGCTGTGACTTCGAATTATTTCACGATCATATCGACCGGCTTTAACAGGGACAGTACGATAAAGAGGAGCATAAAGGTGACTGCGCAGAAGACAGCTAAAGGGCTGGAGACATTATACTGGAATGATAACTATGCCGGGTAA
- a CDS encoding prepilin-type N-terminal cleavage/methylation domain-containing protein, with translation MLRTRSCRSRGFTLIEVIVSIAIMSICLVMVMRLFSAGLRASRSSCDYTRAVVHAKEKMEELSFKPAAGSGDFNDGFRWEAELVPYMFSEEARYNLWQLKVKISWTTAVTKESSIELVSLKALTDDEST, from the coding sequence ATGTTGAGAACCCGAAGCTGTAGAAGCAGAGGCTTCACTCTTATCGAGGTGATCGTCTCGATAGCGATCATGTCAATATGCCTTGTAATGGTAATGCGGCTCTTTTCCGCCGGGCTGAGGGCGAGCAGGTCCTCGTGCGACTATACGAGGGCTGTCGTACATGCAAAGGAAAAGATGGAGGAGCTTTCTTTTAAGCCTGCCGCGGGCAGCGGGGATTTTAATGACGGTTTCAGATGGGAGGCCGAGCTTGTCCCTTATATGTTTTCTGAAGAGGCAAGGTATAACTTATGGCAGCTGAAAGTAAAGATATCATGGACAACAGCGGTTACAAAGGAGAGTTCAATAGAGCTTGTCAGCTTGAAGGCATTGACAGATGATGAGTCGACATAA
- a CDS encoding type II secretion system protein — protein sequence MRPDPSRRGFTLLELVIVMLIMGIAAGVTGIVVARKSGGTEIKKAAREISASLRFARSRAISEKKSYFFIVNNVTMTYGLYDAGMDKNKDLANLRLKKELPRDLRRIGFNKIVPNLFQIEFTPQGGSSAGVMEIMNESKKYVISVSRLTGRVNVENPKL from the coding sequence ATGAGACCTGATCCATCCCGAAGAGGCTTCACGCTTCTTGAGCTTGTTATTGTGATGCTGATCATGGGGATAGCGGCAGGCGTCACCGGAATAGTAGTGGCCAGGAAGTCAGGCGGCACTGAGATCAAGAAGGCTGCGAGAGAGATATCAGCATCGCTGAGGTTTGCGCGAAGCCGCGCAATATCAGAGAAGAAGTCTTATTTTTTTATAGTAAATAATGTCACTATGACATACGGCCTGTATGACGCGGGGATGGACAAAAATAAAGACCTGGCTAACCTGCGCCTTAAAAAGGAGCTGCCCCGGGATCTGCGGCGTATCGGATTTAACAAAATAGTGCCTAACCTCTTTCAGATAGAATTCACTCCCCAGGGCGGTTCATCAGCCGGGGTGATGGAGATAATGAACGAGAGCAAAAAATATGTTATATCGGTCAGCAGGCTTACCGGGAGGGTCAATGTTGAGAACCCGAAGCTGTAG